One Kwoniella dejecticola CBS 10117 chromosome 11, complete sequence DNA segment encodes these proteins:
- a CDS encoding 4-aminobutyrate aminotransferase: MFSRTIRSASKTPLALQSIAVRHFSSLDLIPDEFSGPSVKTEKVPGPKGLAASADVGIFQDPRTHVVIPNYEESKGNYLVDADGNVLLDVFAQISSIGLGYNVPALLELAKTDEFAKAAMNRPALGSFPPVQWAEWLRTGLLTVQPKGLDQLITTLCGSSANETAFKCSFMAYRQRERGGPDVPFTKEEMDSCMDNHSPGAPQLSVLSFKSGFHGRLFGSLSATRSKAIHKVDIPAFDWPAAPFPELKYPLNENVKENEAEEKRCLEEYEKILVESKSTRPVAAVIIEPILSEGGDRHASNEYFRQLRLIAKKHGAYFIVDEVQTGVGATGTFWAHEKWGLQEGEEPDFVTFSKKMQAAGVFHKKDTRPNAPYRNYNTWMGDPIRALQAREMIRLIKQHDLVRHTASTGSSLAESFKSVFGSSAASGKVMNFRGEGDGTYLAWDMATPQLRDAFVGKMRVNGVQIGGCGEQTVRLRPMLTFGEKHAEILVGTTEKVLKEL, from the exons ATGTTTTCCCGAACCATTCGATCCGCATCCAAGACTCCACTTGCTCTTCAAAGCATCGCGGTCCGACACTTCTCTTCCCTCGACCTCATACCTGACGAGTTCAGCGGACCATCAGTAAAGACCGAGAAAGTCCCAGGACCTAAAGGTCTTGCCGCT AGCGCAGACGTCGGCATTTTCCAAGATCCGAGAACGCACGTCGTCATACCTAATTACGAAGAGTCGAAAG GTAATTACCTAGTTGATGCAGATGGCAACGTACTCCTTGATGTATTCGCGCAAATCTCCTCAATTGGTTTGGGATACAATGTGCCTGCCCTCCTTGAACTCGCTAAGACA GATGAATTTGCAAAAGCAGCTATGAATCGACCCGCGTTGGGGTCATTTCCACCCGTACAATGGGCTGAATGGCTCAGGACCGGTCTTCTGACTGTGCAACCCAAAGGACTGGATCAATTGATCACCACACTTTGTGGATCTAGTGCCAATG AAACCGCTTTCAAATGCTCTTTCATGGCTTATAGGCAGAGAGAAAGGGGTGGACCGGATGTGCCGTTCACAAAGGAAGAAATGG ACTCGTGTATGGACAACCATTCACCTGGTGCTCCACAGCTCTCCGTCCTTTCCTTCAAGTCGGGTTTCCACGGTAGATTATTCGGTAGTCTGAGTGCTACTCGAAGTAAGGCTATTCACAAG GTTGATATCCCAGCCTTCGATTGGCCTGCTGCGCCATTCCCGGAGCTCAAGTACCCCTTGAACGAGAAcgtgaaggagaatgaagccgaagagaagaggtgTCTGGAGGAATACGAGAAGATCCTAGTAGAGAG TAAATCCACTCGTCCCGTAGCAGCGGTAATTATCGAGCCGATTCTTTCGGAAGGAGGCGATCGACATGCCTCCAATGAATACTTCCGACAGCTCAGGCTGATTGCCAAGAAGCATGGAGCTTACTTTATCGTGGATGAAGTACAGACTGGTGTGGGAGCTACAGGGACTTTCTGGGCGCACGAGAAATGGGGTCTGcaggaaggtgaagaaccTGATTTCGTCACTTTTAGCAAGAAGATGCAAGCTGCTGGAGTCTTTCACAAGAAGGACACTAGACCTAATGCTCCTTATCGAAACTACAACACTTGGATG GGCGATCCGATTAGGGCATTACAAGCCCGAGAGATGATTCGCCTGATCAAGCAACACGACTTGGTCCGGCATACCGCTTCTACCGGATCCTCATTGGCTGAATCGTTCAAATCTGTCTTTGGATCTTCGGCTGCCAGTGGGAAAGTGATGAACTTCCGAGGAGAGGGCGATGGGACTTACTTGGCTTGGGACATGGCTACTCCCCAATTAAGAGATGCTTTTGTAGGTAAGATGAGGGTAAATGGAGTACAGATTGGAGGATGCGGTGAACAGACGGTCAGGTTGAGACCGATGTTAACGTTTGGTGAGAAACATGCGGAGATCTTGGTGGGGACTACCGAGAAGGTTTTGAAGGAgttgtga